In Rhinatrema bivittatum chromosome 1, aRhiBiv1.1, whole genome shotgun sequence, a single genomic region encodes these proteins:
- the LOC115078780 gene encoding oocyte zinc finger protein XlCOF6-like isoform X1: MGFSFQVSAPCSNVIASEGKEVVPIITSVFSLRLKEEEESESANRLDSEPGENAANSSTSSNNLNLPSLSQIKQERDCVDGWYWKEGECSELSCGADGSQNGEGREVPSPGSHKIVNLQANVLLCSNQRNTHTSQPKTKRSWRKPVRSRLHREPERSFSNLRNTKVQTRAQARKSPYSCTECEMSFSEKAQLTIHKDTHLKRKQCEDPERKKMLQRKTHLEHQVRAPAGQRPHTCPECGKSFHYLCHFEVHKRVHTGEKPYKCTECEKCFSVNRSLKVHLRIHTGERPYNCTECQKSFIKSSQLKIHKRSHTGEKPYKCSVCGKTFSSSSHFSCHKKAHLVEQFKCTESGQGFSKYTRFMSHISRHGLHYGEKPFRCTECEKCFTSTSQLQTHLRTHTGERPYKCTECEKCFATTFRLQGHLRTHTGERPYKCTECEKCFTTTSRLQGHLRTHTGERPYKCSECEKSYHLKKYLIVHTRVHTGEKPYPCTVCEKRFKDKSTFRVHMRTHTGEKPFTCTECEKSFSMSSCLKVHMRTHTGERPYKCSECQKSCRDLSALLKHQKIHTGERPYSCPVCEKTFRCSSDRLKHQRNHSAERPFSCTKCEKTYTQKLYLTKHYKTHLFKVGKAV; encoded by the exons GTAGCAACAACCTGAATCTTCCCAGTTTATCACAGATTAAACAAGAGAGGGATTGCGTGGATGGCTGGTACTGGAAGGAAGGAGAATGCAGTGAACTCAGCTGTG GAGCAGATGGGTCACAGAATGGAGAAGGAAGAGAGGTGCCATCTCCAGGCTCTCACAAAATAGTGAATCTGCAAGCAAATGTTCTTCTGTGTTCTAACCAGAGAAACACCCACACAAGCCAGCCCAAGACAAAGAGGAGTTGGAGAAAACCTGTGAGGAGCAGATTGCACAGAGAACCAGAAAGGAGTTTCAGTAATCTGAGGAATACCAAGGTCCAAACCAGAGCTCAGGCAAGGAAAAGCCCGTACTCGTGTACCGAATGTGAGATGAGCTTCAGTGAAAAAGCCCAGCTTACAATCCATAAGGACACCCACCTAAAAAGAAAACAGTGTGAGGATCCTGAAAGGAAGAAAATGCTCCAAAGAAAAacacatctggaacatcaggtgAGGGCTCCTGCAGGCCAGAGACCACATACATGTCCTGAATGTGGCAAAAGCTTCCACTACCTCTGTCATTTTGAGGTTCATAAGAGGGTTcacacaggagaaaaaccctacaaatgtactgaatgtgagaAATGCTTCAGCGTAAATAGGTCTCTGAAAGTACATTTAAGAATTCATACTGGCGAGAGGCCTTATAATTGCACTGAGTGCCAGAAGAGCTTTATCAAAAGTTCACAACTTAAAATCCATAAAAGGtctcacacaggagagaaaccatacaaGTGTAGCGTGTGTGGTAAAACTTTCAGCTCTAGCTCACATTTTTCATGCCATAAAAAAGCTCATTTAGTAGAACAATTTAAATGCACTGAAAGTGGGCAAGGGTTTAGCAAGTACACACGTTTCATGAGCCACATAAGTAGACACGGCCTCCACTATGGCGAGAAACCCTTTAGGTGTACCGAGTGTGAGAAGTGCTTTACTTCAACTTCCCAGCTCCAAACTCATCTAAGGACCcatacaggagagagaccatataaatgtactgaatgtgaaaaGTGCTTTGCTACAACTTTCAGGCTCCAAGGTCATCTAAGAACCCATACTGGAGAGAGACCctataaatgtactgaatgtgaaaaGTGCTTTACTACAACTTCCAGGCTCCAAGGTCATCTAAGAACCCATACCGGAGAGAGACCCTATAAATGTAGTGAATGTGAGAAAAGCTACCATCTGAAGAAGTATCTTATAGTTCATACCAGAGTCCACACAGGTGAGAAGCCATATCCCTGTACTGTATGTGAGAAAAGGTTCAAAGACAAATCAACTTTTAGAGTCCATATGAgaacccacacaggagagaaaccatttacttgtactgaatgtgagaaaagctttTCTATGAGCTCGTGCCTTAAAGTTCACATGAGAACTCACACCGGCGAGCGCCCATACAAGTGCAGCGAGTGTCAGAAAAGCTGCAGGGACTTATCAGCTCTGCTGaaacatcagaaaatccacacgGGCGAGAGACCGTATTCCTGTCCtgtgtgtgagaaaaccttcagaTGTAGCTCAGATCGCTTAAAACACCAGAGAAACCACTCAGCTGAGAGACCGTTTTCATGTACTAAATGTGAGAAAACCTACACTCAGAAGTTATACCTCACAAAACATTACAAAACCCACCTTTTCAAAGTAGGCAAAGCAGTTTGA
- the LOC115078780 gene encoding oocyte zinc finger protein XlCOF6-like isoform X2 yields the protein MAERVRNIQQTVVYPVVPIITSVFSLRLKEEEESESANRLDSEPGENAANSSTSSNNLNLPSLSQIKQERDCVDGWYWKEGECSELSCGADGSQNGEGREVPSPGSHKIVNLQANVLLCSNQRNTHTSQPKTKRSWRKPVRSRLHREPERSFSNLRNTKVQTRAQARKSPYSCTECEMSFSEKAQLTIHKDTHLKRKQCEDPERKKMLQRKTHLEHQVRAPAGQRPHTCPECGKSFHYLCHFEVHKRVHTGEKPYKCTECEKCFSVNRSLKVHLRIHTGERPYNCTECQKSFIKSSQLKIHKRSHTGEKPYKCSVCGKTFSSSSHFSCHKKAHLVEQFKCTESGQGFSKYTRFMSHISRHGLHYGEKPFRCTECEKCFTSTSQLQTHLRTHTGERPYKCTECEKCFATTFRLQGHLRTHTGERPYKCTECEKCFTTTSRLQGHLRTHTGERPYKCSECEKSYHLKKYLIVHTRVHTGEKPYPCTVCEKRFKDKSTFRVHMRTHTGEKPFTCTECEKSFSMSSCLKVHMRTHTGERPYKCSECQKSCRDLSALLKHQKIHTGERPYSCPVCEKTFRCSSDRLKHQRNHSAERPFSCTKCEKTYTQKLYLTKHYKTHLFKVGKAV from the exons GTAGCAACAACCTGAATCTTCCCAGTTTATCACAGATTAAACAAGAGAGGGATTGCGTGGATGGCTGGTACTGGAAGGAAGGAGAATGCAGTGAACTCAGCTGTG GAGCAGATGGGTCACAGAATGGAGAAGGAAGAGAGGTGCCATCTCCAGGCTCTCACAAAATAGTGAATCTGCAAGCAAATGTTCTTCTGTGTTCTAACCAGAGAAACACCCACACAAGCCAGCCCAAGACAAAGAGGAGTTGGAGAAAACCTGTGAGGAGCAGATTGCACAGAGAACCAGAAAGGAGTTTCAGTAATCTGAGGAATACCAAGGTCCAAACCAGAGCTCAGGCAAGGAAAAGCCCGTACTCGTGTACCGAATGTGAGATGAGCTTCAGTGAAAAAGCCCAGCTTACAATCCATAAGGACACCCACCTAAAAAGAAAACAGTGTGAGGATCCTGAAAGGAAGAAAATGCTCCAAAGAAAAacacatctggaacatcaggtgAGGGCTCCTGCAGGCCAGAGACCACATACATGTCCTGAATGTGGCAAAAGCTTCCACTACCTCTGTCATTTTGAGGTTCATAAGAGGGTTcacacaggagaaaaaccctacaaatgtactgaatgtgagaAATGCTTCAGCGTAAATAGGTCTCTGAAAGTACATTTAAGAATTCATACTGGCGAGAGGCCTTATAATTGCACTGAGTGCCAGAAGAGCTTTATCAAAAGTTCACAACTTAAAATCCATAAAAGGtctcacacaggagagaaaccatacaaGTGTAGCGTGTGTGGTAAAACTTTCAGCTCTAGCTCACATTTTTCATGCCATAAAAAAGCTCATTTAGTAGAACAATTTAAATGCACTGAAAGTGGGCAAGGGTTTAGCAAGTACACACGTTTCATGAGCCACATAAGTAGACACGGCCTCCACTATGGCGAGAAACCCTTTAGGTGTACCGAGTGTGAGAAGTGCTTTACTTCAACTTCCCAGCTCCAAACTCATCTAAGGACCcatacaggagagagaccatataaatgtactgaatgtgaaaaGTGCTTTGCTACAACTTTCAGGCTCCAAGGTCATCTAAGAACCCATACTGGAGAGAGACCctataaatgtactgaatgtgaaaaGTGCTTTACTACAACTTCCAGGCTCCAAGGTCATCTAAGAACCCATACCGGAGAGAGACCCTATAAATGTAGTGAATGTGAGAAAAGCTACCATCTGAAGAAGTATCTTATAGTTCATACCAGAGTCCACACAGGTGAGAAGCCATATCCCTGTACTGTATGTGAGAAAAGGTTCAAAGACAAATCAACTTTTAGAGTCCATATGAgaacccacacaggagagaaaccatttacttgtactgaatgtgagaaaagctttTCTATGAGCTCGTGCCTTAAAGTTCACATGAGAACTCACACCGGCGAGCGCCCATACAAGTGCAGCGAGTGTCAGAAAAGCTGCAGGGACTTATCAGCTCTGCTGaaacatcagaaaatccacacgGGCGAGAGACCGTATTCCTGTCCtgtgtgtgagaaaaccttcagaTGTAGCTCAGATCGCTTAAAACACCAGAGAAACCACTCAGCTGAGAGACCGTTTTCATGTACTAAATGTGAGAAAACCTACACTCAGAAGTTATACCTCACAAAACATTACAAAACCCACCTTTTCAAAGTAGGCAAAGCAGTTTGA